In a genomic window of Ralstonia nicotianae:
- a CDS encoding NAD(P)H-dependent flavin oxidoreductase: protein MPAAKHLPAALQHLTLPVIGSPMFIVSYPELVLAQCKAGIVGAFPALNARPAEVLDDWLTQINAELAAHRAAHPHAVVGPLAVNQIVHASNARLEQDVATCVKHKVPIFITSLRAPVREILDAVHSYGGIVLHDVINLRHAEKALEAGVDGLILVAAGAGGHAGTLSPFALVGEVRRIFNGPIALSGAIATGDAILAAQAMGADLAYIGTRFIASQEAHAAGAYKEAILRAAASDIVYTSLFTGVHGNYIRESIELAGLDPEALPEADKSKMNFGDGSAKARAWKDIWGAGQGVGQISDLPPAGEIVTRLKAEYEAAKLRLALHLRL from the coding sequence ATGCCCGCCGCCAAGCACCTCCCCGCCGCGCTGCAGCACCTGACCCTGCCGGTGATCGGTTCGCCAATGTTCATCGTCAGCTATCCGGAACTGGTGCTCGCACAGTGCAAGGCCGGCATCGTGGGGGCGTTTCCGGCGCTCAACGCGCGCCCGGCCGAGGTGCTGGACGACTGGCTCACGCAGATCAACGCCGAGCTCGCCGCCCACCGCGCCGCGCATCCGCACGCCGTGGTCGGGCCGCTGGCGGTCAACCAGATCGTGCATGCCTCCAACGCGCGGCTGGAGCAGGACGTGGCCACCTGCGTCAAGCACAAGGTGCCGATCTTCATCACCTCGCTGCGCGCGCCGGTCAGGGAGATCCTGGACGCCGTGCACAGCTACGGCGGCATCGTGCTGCACGACGTGATCAACCTGCGCCACGCCGAGAAGGCGCTCGAGGCCGGCGTCGACGGGCTGATCCTGGTGGCCGCCGGGGCGGGCGGCCATGCGGGCACGCTGTCGCCGTTCGCGCTGGTGGGCGAGGTGCGGCGCATCTTCAACGGGCCGATCGCGTTGTCGGGCGCCATCGCCACGGGCGACGCCATCCTGGCCGCGCAGGCCATGGGCGCGGACCTCGCCTATATCGGCACGCGCTTCATCGCCAGCCAGGAGGCGCATGCCGCCGGCGCGTACAAAGAGGCCATCCTGCGCGCGGCGGCCTCCGACATCGTCTACACCAGCCTCTTCACCGGCGTGCACGGCAACTACATCCGCGAGAGCATCGAACTGGCCGGGCTGGATCCGGAGGCCCTGCCCGAGGCCGACAAATCGAAGATGAACTTCGGCGACGGCAGCGCCAAGGCCCGGGCGTGGAAGGACATCTGGGGCGCGGGCCAAGGCGTCGGGCAGATCTCGGACCTGCCGCCGGCCGGCGAGATCGTGACGCGCCTGAAAGCCGAATACGAGGCGGCCAAGCTGCGGCTGGCCCTGCATCTACGCCTGTGA
- a CDS encoding alpha/beta fold hydrolase: MTASPTLEVAIAAADRALFPGFRPFRQAANGVEIAGVIGGSGPPLLLLHGHPQSHVIWHKVARELAREHTVVATDLRGYGASSKPAGSATHVEYSKRAMAQDQVDVMRALGFERFGLCAHDRGARVAHRLCVDHAGRVERAMLLDIAPTLAMYEQTNMAFAAAYWHWFFLIQPAPFPETLIHATPDFYIGKLMGLRHAGLAPFVPEAMAAYAAAMREPACVHAMCEDYRAAATIDLEHDRADRAAGRRIAVPLRVLWGQHGVIQRCFEPLALWRAVAEDVSGGTVPCGHYVPEEAPDALLAEMRAFFG; the protein is encoded by the coding sequence ATGACCGCATCGCCCACCCTCGAAGTCGCGATCGCCGCCGCCGACCGAGCCCTGTTCCCCGGCTTCCGCCCATTCAGGCAAGCGGCCAACGGCGTGGAGATCGCCGGGGTCATCGGCGGAAGCGGCCCGCCGCTGCTGTTGCTGCACGGGCATCCGCAGAGCCACGTGATCTGGCACAAGGTGGCGCGCGAGCTGGCCCGCGAGCACACCGTGGTCGCCACCGACCTGCGCGGCTACGGCGCCTCGTCCAAGCCGGCCGGCAGCGCCACGCACGTCGAGTACAGCAAGCGCGCGATGGCGCAGGATCAGGTGGACGTCATGCGCGCGCTCGGCTTCGAGCGCTTCGGCCTGTGCGCCCACGATCGCGGCGCGCGTGTCGCCCATCGCTTGTGCGTCGATCATGCCGGGCGCGTCGAGCGCGCGATGCTGCTCGACATCGCCCCCACGCTGGCGATGTACGAACAGACCAACATGGCCTTCGCCGCCGCCTACTGGCACTGGTTCTTCCTGATCCAGCCGGCGCCGTTTCCCGAGACGCTCATCCATGCCACGCCCGATTTCTACATCGGCAAGCTGATGGGGCTGCGGCATGCCGGCCTTGCGCCCTTCGTGCCGGAAGCCATGGCCGCCTATGCCGCCGCCATGCGCGAACCGGCCTGCGTGCACGCCATGTGCGAGGACTACCGCGCCGCCGCCACCATCGACCTGGAGCACGATCGCGCCGACCGCGCGGCCGGCCGGCGCATCGCGGTGCCGCTGCGCGTGCTGTGGGGGCAGCATGGCGTGATCCAGCGGTGCTTCGAGCCTCTGGCGCTGTGGCGCGCAGTGGCCGAGGACGTCAGCGGCGGCACGGTGCCGTGCGGGCACTATGTGCCGGAGGAGGCGCCGGACGCATTGCTGGCGGAGATGCGGGCGTTTTTCGGCTGA